The genomic segment gcgctacttgactaataaaaaagcttcgctactgaaaagctgtttgatttagaaaatagcgacgctaccgccacgctgagaaatgtagttaagctagtagcgtcactacttgtagcgacgccactacccaacactgaaaactgttacgtttaaaaatatgtctttgttaaacatcaataaggaaatatttgtaaatgaataaacattttacaGGAGGGCTATTCATTTTGACCAACTGTATATATAGGTTTATATCTTTGctctgtttaatatatatattttctctttGTGCCATTACAGCTGTctattatgtattaaataagaaataaatgcaACATCTGATCCTTATGTTTGGATGACCAGCTGCATTGCTGAGTTTGCCGTCCTTGAACGATACTACCCAGATGGCATGGAGGAGGAAGGGTTTGACGTGTTTGTTTGCTAAACACTTGCAGAGACTAAAAGTAGGTGGCACATTTAACTATTATGGGCTCTGGCGGGGGGTTGGGGTTGGGTCGACATGCCCTTAACATAGAAAGATTCAAATTTCAATGCATGTAACTAAACAGGGCAGCAATTTTATTTTCATGCTGGTACTTGGACATGGTTACTTGCATTCAATTCTACCActggcataaaaaaaaacaaagagacaGAGTGATTTTAACAATGGgatttaataaagaataaaaagacACAAGAAATCAACATACATTAACAGTTATGTTACAAAAGGGTCATTTACAGCTAATAAGGTAAATGGTGAAGCTGTTGCTCATGCATATTTAATGTGCATTTAACAAAAGCCCTTAATGATCAGTAGGTGAACTAGCCTTGGTAGCATCGAATATTTCTCAGACAGACTGTGTCTGTAGTACACTGCTTCAGTTTAATCATACTTCCTATTCCATTTCCAAGTATGGCTAGCCAAATATATTAAGTTATAAATATCTTTAGAAAAGTAAACCATGTTTAAACCTTGCATTTACATAGTACTTGCTATGTAGATGCGTAACAGCCAAAgctgaattaataataaatacaaaataaaaagtaaaaaaaagcctAAAGACAATAACGTCAAGGGGTGAAAAGTGCAGGGGAAGGCGTTGTGCTGGACAGATTTGACTTCCCAGCTGACCGACAGGCAGTTTTAGGCCGTGCAGCTGATTTCTGTCTAGGCACTTGATTGTGTAACAATGGAGACAAGCCAATTTCATTGGTCGCATCCTAACGGATCTTAGTGTGCCTAAAATCTCTCACACTGTAGTCATGAGTTTTAAGGAGCCTGATCGGAAACGCAAGATCTTCTTCTTCAAGTTATGGGAAGCCTTGATTTTGACAAAAGCCTTCGCCTGTGCTGACGTCATTCCATGGGATCCTGAGCCTGCCTGGCTGATCTGGCGCCAATTGACTCCAGCGCTGCCCTCAGAGTCACTGCTAGTGCTGCTTTCGGCTACATAGTCAGCCTCGCTAGCACTCGACTCACTGTCCCCAAAACAGTTGGTAGTGTAGTTGCTGCGCTCGTCCTCGCTTGTGTCCAAAATGGTGGAATGGAAAAGGGAGGCGCACTCTGCTGAATACTCAGAGTCACTGCCAACATAGGCGTAGGGGCTGGTGTAGTGTGCATTAGACGGCAGGTACATGTGGCTCAGCATTTCACGTTTTTGCCTGCGGTGAGCCCTTCTATAAGCCTCCTCATAGGGGATCTCATGGAGACCCCTCGGGCGCCGGTGGAAATCATTGCGCTTGTATTTAGGTTTAGCCAACACTGCCTCGTGATGTCGGTGATGACCATGGTGTCTCTGGGCAGAGGATCGAGCCCCTGAGGAACTGGTGTGCCTCTCCAGGATTCGTCCTTCAGGGATGGAGGCAGGAATTCTCTTGGTTTTTGCCGAGGCCTTCTTGGAGGATTTGTGCAAGTGGTGGACTTCATCTACTTGACGAGTCCTCCTAGATCCTGTTCGATGCTTGTCACGGACAGTCTCTGAAACATGCTCGAACACTTGAGGTCTACTTTTTGAACTAGCAGAATTTTTCACTTTCCCAATCTTGATGTTCTTGGTGCCACCCTTTTGAAGATTTACGTTCTGTTTCTGAGCAGGAATATACTGGGCACTGACCAGAGGACCTCCCTCATCTTGACTTTGTGAAGAAGAACCGAGGCTTACCAACTCTTGAGCCAACTGCTCGCTGTCTTTACCACAACTGAGCGAAGTTTGAGTCTTAGGACTCCTCTTTAGAGGACTTGCTTTCATTGCTTGGCCTGTTTTATTGTCCTCCACATTGTAAAAACAATGCTTGTTGAGTTTAGGAGAGGAAACAGCCTTTGGGCTGCCCAAATCCGGGCAGTCTTTCGGTGTAGCACTTAACAGCTGACCTTTACTGGTCCCAGAAACTTTCTTCTTCAACAGACAATTAGTGTTTTCATTTGTGGTTGAATAACTGTTCTGTGGCTGACTTGAAGACAAGTATGCTCCATTTTGAGGAGTTCCACCCTTAGACTCAGCAGACCACTGTCTTTGGGGTGAAGCTGTGCTTGGTTCAGTGCTAGTTGCTGATGCATCCTGTAAACATGTCTGCCAGTTTGGTTTAAGGTCAGAGGTCCATTGCTGGGCCTGAACAGAAGCAGGAGCCCGTGAACAAAGACTAGCCTGCCTTAAAATGCTTTTGGAGGGGTCAGTATTGATGCTTGTTCTGGGTTTGTTGGTCCTCAAGGGCTGTGCCCTCCTCTGAAGTAGCCCGAAGATGTAACTATCCAGTTTTTTGTTTGGAAGCATCTGAGAGGCATGCCAAGATGATGTCTGGGAGCCTACAACCTGCTCGGGTTTCTGTTCATCATTCAATGCTTCCCCAGGCTTGGAGAAGTTACAATCGTCCTTTAGGTGACTTGTCATCGACTGGATAAAAACGGGGCTTTGGACAGCCACCGCATGGAGAGGGCTGGGGTACCGGTAAACATCATTACCATTTTTGGCAATTAGGTCACAGTGAAATTTGGAAATGCCATCGCAGGAGCTATCCGGGGAAGGGGAGTAGGAAGCAGAAAGAGACCTGCGAACTGTTCCAGAACTGGAGTCTTCACAATGGCAATCACACTCGGCACAACTGCCCGGATCATCTGCAAACCCAAGAAGGACATAACTGTTACTACAAGAAGAGATAATGTCAGACAATCAAAACAACTATTTTCAAGATGCCATGGCCTGCGAAAGGAGATTATTTCTGATTCCTAGCATTCTGGCCCTTATCAGGGTGGGTGGTTAATTAGTTTTGATGTGCTAATGAGCCTTTTGTTGCTAGCTTATAGGTGTGGCTGGGAGAGATATCAGCAAGGCTGTGAAACTGTTTCTATCTCCATTTGGAACCAAACTTCTCTTGTTTCACCTCAATTTGCAGCAT from the Danio rerio strain Tuebingen ecotype United States chromosome 17, GRCz12tu, whole genome shotgun sequence genome contains:
- the dact1 gene encoding dapper homolog 1; translated protein: MNEWSEMLVCRDYCALMMRDRKECDARCCRDGEGERVRARERLDATVAGLTELEYLRQRQELLVRSVLSCPEAAGQDKPCLTVDDSYLNTEEKLLEENILLLRKQLNCLRRRDAGLINQLQELDRQISDLRLDTETSHEHVETDSRPSSGFYDLSDGASGSLSNSSNSVFSECLSSCRSTTCLCTPLDTSLCASEGRLKPADDPGSCAECDCHCEDSSSGTVRRSLSASYSPSPDSSCDGISKFHCDLIAKNGNDVYRYPSPLHAVAVQSPVFIQSMTSHLKDDCNFSKPGEALNDEQKPEQVVGSQTSSWHASQMLPNKKLDSYIFGLLQRRAQPLRTNKPRTSINTDPSKSILRQASLCSRAPASVQAQQWTSDLKPNWQTCLQDASATSTEPSTASPQRQWSAESKGGTPQNGAYLSSSQPQNSYSTTNENTNCLLKKKVSGTSKGQLLSATPKDCPDLGSPKAVSSPKLNKHCFYNVEDNKTGQAMKASPLKRSPKTQTSLSCGKDSEQLAQELVSLGSSSQSQDEGGPLVSAQYIPAQKQNVNLQKGGTKNIKIGKVKNSASSKSRPQVFEHVSETVRDKHRTGSRRTRQVDEVHHLHKSSKKASAKTKRIPASIPEGRILERHTSSSGARSSAQRHHGHHRHHEAVLAKPKYKRNDFHRRPRGLHEIPYEEAYRRAHRRQKREMLSHMYLPSNAHYTSPYAYVGSDSEYSAECASLFHSTILDTSEDERSNYTTNCFGDSESSASEADYVAESSTSSDSEGSAGVNWRQISQAGSGSHGMTSAQAKAFVKIKASHNLKKKILRFRSGSLKLMTTV